In Pyrus communis chromosome 1, drPyrComm1.1, whole genome shotgun sequence, the following are encoded in one genomic region:
- the LOC137732796 gene encoding B3 domain-containing protein REM16-like, translating into MVFHVNVYEPLGCEKVFPPPPPPAAAPSTSSPLFFLKSISETHSLPSKCYVTIPSGFVKAHGLGDRKKMILKVPFVRGKWPVELGTWQGGKRGAAISLRTAIRTRGWYKFYEDNGLKIGDCCKFVLKEVPDSKSKPVIMEVDIKRMVLGSSKAVVNFE; encoded by the exons ATGGTTTTTCATGTCAACGTGTATGAGCCACTTGGTTGCGAGAAAGtgtttcctcctcctcctcctcctgccgCTGCACCATCAACCTCGAGTCCTCTGTTCTTCCTCAAAAGCATTTCGGAAACTCATTCTCTGCCCAGCAAGTGCTATGTG ACTATTCCGTCGGGATTTGTGAAAGCCCATGGCCTTGGTGACAGAAAGAAAATGATCCTCAAAGTTCCGTTTGTTCGAGGAAAATGGCCGGTGGAACTTGGAACTTGGCAAGGCGGAAAGAGAGGTGCAGCCATTAGTCTTCGCACCGCAATAAGAACGAGGGGATGGTACAAGTTTTACGAGGACAACGGGCTCAAGATTGGAGATTGCTGCAAGTTTGTGCTGAAGGAGGTGCCGGATTCAAAATCGAAGCCTGTGATAATGGAGGTCGACATAAAACGCATGGTCCTGGGATCATCCAAGGCAGTTGTTAACTTCGAGTGA
- the LOC137732788 gene encoding pentatricopeptide repeat-containing protein At1g08070, chloroplastic-like: MKSQVPKSLLTLIETCTSLQQLKQIHAKSVISGLSYNQFILIQITNSFLLPQSLNYATRLLIRTQEPSVFVYNSMIRAHSQSETPFVALSIYNMMRVQENALGDRFTYPFVLKACASESDMDKGREVHGVVVRIGFDFDRYLCTSLLNFYGVCGKIEGARQVFDEFTVKDVVFWNSMIMGYARNGMVFEACEVFREMVEDGEVRPNESAVLALISACTVSKNLKFGREVHGFLRKEVTFGSNVKVGAALVDLYAKCGCLDYAKRVFEGMPEKNAVVWNSLISGYSLNGLSKEAIDVFREMCCLDVKPDTFTISGLLSACAQMGAVNIGNWVRKFAEKNGLWDVFIGTSLVDLYAKCGSIEAARDVFDQMDKKTVATWNAILSGYASNGQAGSAIELFDDMRKSGVMPDSVTFLSILHACAHAGLVEKGKQYFDLMVKTYKIAPKVEHYGCMVDLLGRAGLLKEARKLIERMDIEPNVVVWGSLFNACSIHGDTEVGEWVAGHVFNLEAMDGGSYVLLANMYAAARRFDRVKAVREAMVNASICKLPGCSMIEIGDVVHEFLVADKTHPESEDIYTVLDELSNKLKMTGLMRLPALYEECLESS, encoded by the coding sequence ATGAAATCTCAGGTCCCCAAATCCCTCCTAACTCTCATCGAGACCTGCACAAGCCTTCAACAACTGAAGCAGATCCACGCCAAATCCGTAATCTCGGGCCTTTCCTACAACCAATTCATCCTCATCCAGATCACCAATTCCTTCCTGCTCCCTCAATCTCTGAACTACGCCACCCGCTTATTGATTCGAACTCAAGAACCAAGCGTTTTCGTCTACAATTCCATGATCCGAGCACATTCCCAATCAGAAACCCCATTTGTTGCTCTGTCGATTTATAACATGATGAGGGTGCAAGAAAATGCTTTGGGCGACAGGTTTACTTACCCTTTTGTGTTGAAGGCTTGCGCTAGCGAATCGGATATGGACAAAGGGAGGGAGGTTCATGGTGTGGTTGTGAGAATCGGGTTTGACTTCGACAGGTATTTGTGTACTTCTTTGCTGAACTTTTATGGGGTTTGTGGGAAAATTGAGGGTGCAAGGCAGGTGTTTGATGAATTTACGGTGAAGGATGTTGTTTTCTGGAATTCCATGATAATGGGTTATGCTCGAAACGGGATGGTTTTTGAAGCTTGTGAGGTTTTTAGGGAGATGGTGGAAGATGGAGAGGTTAGACCCAATGAAAGTGCGGTTTTGGCATTGATTTCGGCTTGCACGGTTtcgaaaaacttgaaatttggaagAGAGGTTCATGGGTTTTTGAGAAAAGAGGTGACTTTTGGGTCAAATGTGAAAGTTGGAGCTGCACTTGTTGATTTGTATGCAAAATGTGGGTGTTTGGATTATGCAAAGAGAGTGTTTGAGGGAATGCCTGAGAAGAATGCTGTGGTATGGAACTCTTTGATAAGTGGCTATTCCCTCAACGGGTTGTCGAAAGAAGCAATTGATGTTTTCAGGGAAATGTGTTGTTTGGATGTTAAGCCCGATACGTTCACGATTTCAGGCTTGTTGTCCGCTTGTGCTCAAATGGGTGCTGTTAATATAGGAAACTGGGTTCGGAAATTCGCAGAGAAGAATGGACTTTGGGATGTGTTTATAGGTACATCTTTGGTAGACCTGTATGCAAAATGTGGTTCCATTGAAGCAGCTAGAGACGTGTTTGATCAAATGGATAAGAAAACTGTTGCAACATGGAACGCTATTCTCTCTGGATATGCATCAAATGGGCAGGCTGGATCTGCAATAGAGCTCTTTGATGATATGAGAAAATCAGGTGTCATGCCAGATAGTGTAACGTTCCTTTCGATTTTACATGCTTGTGCACATGCTGGTTTGGTTGAAAAAGGTAAACAATACTTTGATTTGATGGTGAAAACTTATAAGATTGCCCCAAAAGTTGAGCATTACGGTTGCATGGTTGACCTTCTTGGGCGCGCTGGACTTTTGAAAGAAGCAAGGAAGCTTATTGAGAGGATGGATATTGAACCAAATGTAGTTGTATGGGGATCACTGTTTAATGCTTGTAGCATTCATGGTGATACTGAGGTAGGAGAGTGGGTGGCTGGTCATGTTTTCAACTTAGAAGCAATGGATGGGGGCTCCTACGTGCTGTTGGCAAATATGTACGCTGCAGCACGAAGGTTTGACAGGGTTAAAGCAGTTCGAGAGGCAATGGTTAACGCGAGTATTTGCAAGCTACCTGGATGTAGCATGATCGAGATTGGAGATGTAGTTCATGAGTTTCTTGTTGCCGACAAGACGCACCCTGAATCAGAAGATATATACACTGTGTTGGACGAATTAAGCAACAAGCTCAAGATGACAGGCTTGATGCGGTTGCCTGCTTTATATGAAGAGTGTCTGGAAAGCAGCTGA
- the LOC137732767 gene encoding trafficking protein particle complex II-specific subunit 120 homolog isoform X1, with product MEPDVSIETSSMIRVAVLPIGHVPPVLLRDYHSMLLRHQTIPLSAISSFYTEHQKSPFAHQPWDSGNLRFKFVLGGAPPSPWEDFQSNRKTLAVIGICHCPSSPDLDSVIDQFDSARRAYSSALVDRCFAFCPGDSQLEDGSKKGGNLMLFPPADRATLEFHLQTMMQDIAASLLMEFEKWVLKAEPAGTIVKTPLDSQATLNSEEVIKAKKRRLGRAQKTMGDYCLLAGSPVDANAHYSTALELARLTGDFFWYAGALEGSVCALLIDRMGERDSGVDDEVRYRYSSVILHYRKSFIQENAQRVSPLTFELEATLKLARFLCRRELAKEVVELLTSAADGAKSLIDASDRLVLYVEIARLYGTLGYQRKAAFFSRQVAQLYLQQDNRLAAISAMQVLAMTTRAYHVQSRASISEDSLPKKEIGSSLAEGGKMLHQSVVSLFESQWSTLQMVVLREILLSAVRAGDPLAAWGAAARLLRSYYPLITPAGQNGLASALSNSADRLPSGTRCADPALPFIRLYSFPLHPSQMDIVKRNPGREDWWAGAANTGPFIYTPFSKGDTNSNAKQDLVWIVGEPVQILVELANPCGFDLRVDSIYLSVPSGNFDAFPVTVNLPPNSSKVITLSGIPIAVGPVTIPGCTVHCFGVITEHLFKDVDNLLLGATQGLVLSDPFRCCGSARLKNISVPNISVVPPLPLLVSRVVGGDGAIILHEGEIRDVWISLANAGTVPVEQAHVSLSGKNQDSVISIASETLKSALPLRPGAEVTIPVTLKAWRHVVADPETAAGRSASGSTARQSKDGSNPILLIHYAGPLTNAGDPPTDKSAIPPGRRLLVPLQICVLQGLSFVKARLLSMEIPAQVGVNLPKPVDIENSPTEALGSPTKMDRLVKIDPFRGSWGLRFLELELSNPTDVVFEITVSVQLENASHEHILSGDQDATEYGYPKTRIDRDCSARVLIPLEHFKLPVLDDSFFVKDNLADGAVSGRNSSFSERNTKAELNASIKNLISKIKVRWQSGRNSCGELNIKDAIQAALQTSVMDVLLPDPLTFCFRLSRNGLALEHSGSHTEHNFQVHPSAAKGSVLAHEMTPMEVMVRNNTKEMIKMSLSITCRDVAGENCIECTKATVLYSGVLSGIAVEVPPLEEIKHSFSLYFLVPGEYTLVAASVIDDANDILRARARTKSSDEPIFCRGPPYHVRVVGTA from the exons ATGGAGCCGGACGTTAGCATCGAAACCAGCTCCATGATCCGTGTGGCTGTCCTCCCCATCGGCCACGTGCCCCCCGTCCTCCTCCGCGACTACCACTCGATGCTGCTCCGCCACCAGACGATCCCTCTCTCCGCCATCAGCTCCTTCTACACCGAGCACCAGAAGTCCCCCTTCGCCCACCAGCCCTGGGATTCCGGCAACCTCCGATTCAAGTTCGTCCTCGGCGGGGCCCCACCGTCGCCGTGGGAGGATTTCCAGTCCAATCGCAAAACCTTAGCTGTCATCGGCATCTGCCACTGCCCCTCGTCTCCCGATCTCGACTCCGTCATCGATCAATTCGACTCGGCTCGCCGCGCCTACTCCTCCGCCCTCGTCGATCGCTGCTTCGCCTTCTGCCCCGGCGATTCTCAG TTGGAGGATGGGAGCAAGAAAGGAGGGAACTTGATGCTGTTTCCGCCGGCGGATCGGGCGACTCTGGAGTTCCACCTGCAGACAATGATGCAGGACATTGCGGCATCACTGCTGATGGAGTTCGAGAAATGGGTGCTGAAAGCTGAGCCTGCAGGAACCATTGTCAAGACGCCTTTGGATTCTCAAGCCACTCTCAACTCAGAGGAG GTTATAAAGGCGAAGAAGCGGAGGCTCGGGCGAGCGCAGAAGACAATGGGTGATTATTGCTTGTTGGCAGGATCACCTGTTGATGCCAATGCTCATTACTCTACTGCACTAGAACTTGCTAGGTTGACTGGAGATTTTTTCTGGTATGCTGGTGCATTGGAGGGCAGTGTCTGTGCCTTACTG ATTGATCGAATGGGCGAAAGGGATTCAGGTGTCGATGATGAAGTTAGATATCGATACAGTAGTGTCATCTTGCACTACAGGAAGTCATTTATACAAGAAAATGCTCAAAG AGTTTCACCCTTAACATTTGAACTAGAGGCTACATTGAAACTGGCAAGGTTTCTTTGCAG ACGGGAGCTGGCTAAGGAGGTAGTGGAACTACTTACAAGTGCAGCAGATGGTGCTAAATCTCTGATTGATGCCAGTGATAGACTTGTTTTATATGTTGAAATAGCTCGTTTATATGGAACTCTTGGTTATCAGCGAAAGGCTGCTTTTTTCTCAAGGCAAGTGGCTCAGTTATATCTACAGCAGGATAATAGACTGGCTGCCATTAGTGCAATGCAAGTTTTGGCAATGACAACAAGAGCCTACCATGTTCAAAGTAGAGCTTCCATCTCTGAAGACTCGCTTCCTAAA AAGGAAATTGGGTCAAGTCTTGCAGAGGGTGGGAAAATGCTCCACCAGTCAGTTGTCTCTCTTTTTGAGTCTCAGTGGAGCACACTACAGATGGTTGTACTCAGAGAGATTCTGCTATCCGCTGTCCGTGCAGGAGATCCTCTTGCTGCCTGGGGTGCAGCTGCAAGATTACTAAGATCATATTATCCCTTAATTACACCTGCTGGGCAAAATGGTCTTGCTAgtgcactttcaaattcagcaGATAGGTTGCCATCGGGAACTCGCTGTGCTGACCCTGCTTTACCTTTCATCAG ATTGTATTCTTTTCCTCTCCATCCTTCACAAATGGACATTGTAAAGCGCAATCCAGGAAGAGAAGACTGGTGGGCAGGAGCTGCTAATACTGGTCCGTTTATTTATACACCATTCAGCAAGGGAGACACAAACAGTAATGCCAAACAGGACCtcgtttggattgttggagaACCTGTTCAGATTTTAGTCGAACTGGCAAACCCTTGTGGCTTTGATTTGAGGGTTGATAGCATATATCTCTCAGTGCCTTCAGGAAATTTTGATGCTTTTCCTGTTACTGTGAATCTTCCACCCAATTCATCAAAAGTGATCACCTTATCTGGGATCCCGATTGCAGTTGGGCCAGTGACAATTCCTGGGTGCACTGTCCACTGCTTTGGTGTTATTACTGAACACCTGTTTAAGGATGTTGATAATCTGCTTCTTGGAGCTACACAAGGACTTGTGCTTTCTGACCCTTTCAGATGCTGTGGGTCTGCGAGGCTGAAAAACATATCTGTTCCGAACATTTCTGTGGTACCACCATTACCATTGCTGGTTTCACGTGTAGTTGGTGGTGATGGTGCAATCATTCTTCATGAGGGTGAAATTCGTGATGTGTGGATCAGTCTGGCTAATGCAGGTACAGTTCCAGTTGAGCAAGCACATGTATCATTATCAGGAAAAAACCAAGATTCTGTTATCTCGATTGCGTCTGAAACCTTAAAATCAGCCCTTCCTTTGAGGCCTGGGGCCGAAGTGACTATACCTGTGACCTTAAAGGCTTGGCGCCATGTTGTAGCAGATCCTGAGACTGCTGCAGGCAGGAGTGCCTCTGGAAGCACTGCGAGGCAGTCTAAGGATGGAAGTAACCCCATATTGTTAATCCATTATGCAG GGCCTCTGACAAATGCTGGAGATCCTCCAACAGATAAATCTGCTATCCCCCCTGGCAGGCGCCTTCTTGTTCCTTTGCAGATTTGTGTTCTTCAGGGTTTGTCTTTTGTAAAGGCTCGTCTGCTTTCGATGGAGATTCCTGCACAAGTGGGTGTAAACCTTCCAAAACCAGTTGATATTGAGAATAGCCCTACTGAAGCTCTTGGTTCTCCTACTAAGATGGACAGATTGGTGAAGATTGATCCTTTCAGAGGAAGTTGGGGACTACGCTTTCTTGAACTTGAGTTGTCTAATCCCACAGATGTTGTCTTTGAAATTACTGTTTCTGTCCAGCTGGAGAACGCTAGTCATGAGCATATACTTTCTGGTGATCAAGATGCTACTGAATATGGTTACCCTAAAACAAGAATTGATCGGGATTGTTCTGCGAGGGTACTGATACCACTGGAGCATTTTAAACTACCAGTTCTTGATGATTCATTTTTTGTGAAGGATAATCTGGCAGATGGGGCTGTTAGTGGCAGAAATTCAAGCTTCTCGGAACGGAATACTAAAGCTGAACTTAATGCTTCTATCAAGAACCTCATATCTAAGATAAAGGTTAGGTGGCAATCAGGTCGAAACAGCTGTGGAGAATTGAATATCAAGGATGCTATACAGGCAGCCCTTCAGACATCTGTTATGGATGTACTGCTGCCAGATCCATTGACATTTTGCTTCAGGCTTTCTAGAAACGGCCTTGCACTTGAACATTCTGGTTCACACACAGAGCACAATTTTCAAGTTCACCCTTCTGCAGCTAAGGGTTCTGTGCTGGCGCATGAAATGACTCCAATGGAAGTTATGGTTCGTAATAACACGAAGGAGATGATCAAAATGAGTCTTAGCATTACATGCAGAGACGTTGCTGGAGAGAATTGCATAGAGTGTACAAAGGCAACTGTCTTGTATTCTG GTGTTTTGAGCGGGATCGCCGTGGAGGTTCCCCCACTTGAAGAAATTAAGCATTCTTTCTCTTTGTATTTTCTTGTCCCGGGTGAGTACACGCTGGTAGCTGCCTCAGTGATCGATGATGCTAATGATATACTCAGGGCTCGTGCAAGAACAAAATCATCCGATGAGCCAATATTCTGCCGTGGGCCCCCATATCATGTTCGTGTTGTTGGGACTGCATGA
- the LOC137732767 gene encoding trafficking protein particle complex II-specific subunit 120 homolog isoform X2 produces the protein MGDYCLLAGSPVDANAHYSTALELARLTGDFFWYAGALEGSVCALLIDRMGERDSGVDDEVRYRYSSVILHYRKSFIQENAQRVSPLTFELEATLKLARFLCRRELAKEVVELLTSAADGAKSLIDASDRLVLYVEIARLYGTLGYQRKAAFFSRQVAQLYLQQDNRLAAISAMQVLAMTTRAYHVQSRASISEDSLPKKEIGSSLAEGGKMLHQSVVSLFESQWSTLQMVVLREILLSAVRAGDPLAAWGAAARLLRSYYPLITPAGQNGLASALSNSADRLPSGTRCADPALPFIRLYSFPLHPSQMDIVKRNPGREDWWAGAANTGPFIYTPFSKGDTNSNAKQDLVWIVGEPVQILVELANPCGFDLRVDSIYLSVPSGNFDAFPVTVNLPPNSSKVITLSGIPIAVGPVTIPGCTVHCFGVITEHLFKDVDNLLLGATQGLVLSDPFRCCGSARLKNISVPNISVVPPLPLLVSRVVGGDGAIILHEGEIRDVWISLANAGTVPVEQAHVSLSGKNQDSVISIASETLKSALPLRPGAEVTIPVTLKAWRHVVADPETAAGRSASGSTARQSKDGSNPILLIHYAGPLTNAGDPPTDKSAIPPGRRLLVPLQICVLQGLSFVKARLLSMEIPAQVGVNLPKPVDIENSPTEALGSPTKMDRLVKIDPFRGSWGLRFLELELSNPTDVVFEITVSVQLENASHEHILSGDQDATEYGYPKTRIDRDCSARVLIPLEHFKLPVLDDSFFVKDNLADGAVSGRNSSFSERNTKAELNASIKNLISKIKVRWQSGRNSCGELNIKDAIQAALQTSVMDVLLPDPLTFCFRLSRNGLALEHSGSHTEHNFQVHPSAAKGSVLAHEMTPMEVMVRNNTKEMIKMSLSITCRDVAGENCIECTKATVLYSGVLSGIAVEVPPLEEIKHSFSLYFLVPGEYTLVAASVIDDANDILRARARTKSSDEPIFCRGPPYHVRVVGTA, from the exons ATGGGTGATTATTGCTTGTTGGCAGGATCACCTGTTGATGCCAATGCTCATTACTCTACTGCACTAGAACTTGCTAGGTTGACTGGAGATTTTTTCTGGTATGCTGGTGCATTGGAGGGCAGTGTCTGTGCCTTACTG ATTGATCGAATGGGCGAAAGGGATTCAGGTGTCGATGATGAAGTTAGATATCGATACAGTAGTGTCATCTTGCACTACAGGAAGTCATTTATACAAGAAAATGCTCAAAG AGTTTCACCCTTAACATTTGAACTAGAGGCTACATTGAAACTGGCAAGGTTTCTTTGCAG ACGGGAGCTGGCTAAGGAGGTAGTGGAACTACTTACAAGTGCAGCAGATGGTGCTAAATCTCTGATTGATGCCAGTGATAGACTTGTTTTATATGTTGAAATAGCTCGTTTATATGGAACTCTTGGTTATCAGCGAAAGGCTGCTTTTTTCTCAAGGCAAGTGGCTCAGTTATATCTACAGCAGGATAATAGACTGGCTGCCATTAGTGCAATGCAAGTTTTGGCAATGACAACAAGAGCCTACCATGTTCAAAGTAGAGCTTCCATCTCTGAAGACTCGCTTCCTAAA AAGGAAATTGGGTCAAGTCTTGCAGAGGGTGGGAAAATGCTCCACCAGTCAGTTGTCTCTCTTTTTGAGTCTCAGTGGAGCACACTACAGATGGTTGTACTCAGAGAGATTCTGCTATCCGCTGTCCGTGCAGGAGATCCTCTTGCTGCCTGGGGTGCAGCTGCAAGATTACTAAGATCATATTATCCCTTAATTACACCTGCTGGGCAAAATGGTCTTGCTAgtgcactttcaaattcagcaGATAGGTTGCCATCGGGAACTCGCTGTGCTGACCCTGCTTTACCTTTCATCAG ATTGTATTCTTTTCCTCTCCATCCTTCACAAATGGACATTGTAAAGCGCAATCCAGGAAGAGAAGACTGGTGGGCAGGAGCTGCTAATACTGGTCCGTTTATTTATACACCATTCAGCAAGGGAGACACAAACAGTAATGCCAAACAGGACCtcgtttggattgttggagaACCTGTTCAGATTTTAGTCGAACTGGCAAACCCTTGTGGCTTTGATTTGAGGGTTGATAGCATATATCTCTCAGTGCCTTCAGGAAATTTTGATGCTTTTCCTGTTACTGTGAATCTTCCACCCAATTCATCAAAAGTGATCACCTTATCTGGGATCCCGATTGCAGTTGGGCCAGTGACAATTCCTGGGTGCACTGTCCACTGCTTTGGTGTTATTACTGAACACCTGTTTAAGGATGTTGATAATCTGCTTCTTGGAGCTACACAAGGACTTGTGCTTTCTGACCCTTTCAGATGCTGTGGGTCTGCGAGGCTGAAAAACATATCTGTTCCGAACATTTCTGTGGTACCACCATTACCATTGCTGGTTTCACGTGTAGTTGGTGGTGATGGTGCAATCATTCTTCATGAGGGTGAAATTCGTGATGTGTGGATCAGTCTGGCTAATGCAGGTACAGTTCCAGTTGAGCAAGCACATGTATCATTATCAGGAAAAAACCAAGATTCTGTTATCTCGATTGCGTCTGAAACCTTAAAATCAGCCCTTCCTTTGAGGCCTGGGGCCGAAGTGACTATACCTGTGACCTTAAAGGCTTGGCGCCATGTTGTAGCAGATCCTGAGACTGCTGCAGGCAGGAGTGCCTCTGGAAGCACTGCGAGGCAGTCTAAGGATGGAAGTAACCCCATATTGTTAATCCATTATGCAG GGCCTCTGACAAATGCTGGAGATCCTCCAACAGATAAATCTGCTATCCCCCCTGGCAGGCGCCTTCTTGTTCCTTTGCAGATTTGTGTTCTTCAGGGTTTGTCTTTTGTAAAGGCTCGTCTGCTTTCGATGGAGATTCCTGCACAAGTGGGTGTAAACCTTCCAAAACCAGTTGATATTGAGAATAGCCCTACTGAAGCTCTTGGTTCTCCTACTAAGATGGACAGATTGGTGAAGATTGATCCTTTCAGAGGAAGTTGGGGACTACGCTTTCTTGAACTTGAGTTGTCTAATCCCACAGATGTTGTCTTTGAAATTACTGTTTCTGTCCAGCTGGAGAACGCTAGTCATGAGCATATACTTTCTGGTGATCAAGATGCTACTGAATATGGTTACCCTAAAACAAGAATTGATCGGGATTGTTCTGCGAGGGTACTGATACCACTGGAGCATTTTAAACTACCAGTTCTTGATGATTCATTTTTTGTGAAGGATAATCTGGCAGATGGGGCTGTTAGTGGCAGAAATTCAAGCTTCTCGGAACGGAATACTAAAGCTGAACTTAATGCTTCTATCAAGAACCTCATATCTAAGATAAAGGTTAGGTGGCAATCAGGTCGAAACAGCTGTGGAGAATTGAATATCAAGGATGCTATACAGGCAGCCCTTCAGACATCTGTTATGGATGTACTGCTGCCAGATCCATTGACATTTTGCTTCAGGCTTTCTAGAAACGGCCTTGCACTTGAACATTCTGGTTCACACACAGAGCACAATTTTCAAGTTCACCCTTCTGCAGCTAAGGGTTCTGTGCTGGCGCATGAAATGACTCCAATGGAAGTTATGGTTCGTAATAACACGAAGGAGATGATCAAAATGAGTCTTAGCATTACATGCAGAGACGTTGCTGGAGAGAATTGCATAGAGTGTACAAAGGCAACTGTCTTGTATTCTG GTGTTTTGAGCGGGATCGCCGTGGAGGTTCCCCCACTTGAAGAAATTAAGCATTCTTTCTCTTTGTATTTTCTTGTCCCGGGTGAGTACACGCTGGTAGCTGCCTCAGTGATCGATGATGCTAATGATATACTCAGGGCTCGTGCAAGAACAAAATCATCCGATGAGCCAATATTCTGCCGTGGGCCCCCATATCATGTTCGTGTTGTTGGGACTGCATGA